One part of the Prochlorococcus marinus str. MIT 9313 genome encodes these proteins:
- a CDS encoding 23S rRNA (pseudouridine(1915)-N(3))-methyltransferase RlmH: protein MLLQRFLRNCAFRIIAVGKVRKGWIQDGLAMYQKRLPGLIITEVRDASMPREAEAIRAALNSNEVLVPLSEEGEALTSVSFAKRLEKYGSQRLAFVIGGADGLSAELKNSTQWQLSLSAMTLPHELARLLLVEQLYRAQTITQGGKYHRS from the coding sequence ATGTTGCTGCAACGGTTCTTGAGAAACTGTGCGTTTAGAATCATCGCCGTTGGCAAGGTACGCAAAGGCTGGATCCAAGACGGCCTAGCGATGTATCAAAAACGCCTACCAGGCTTGATTATCACAGAGGTTCGTGATGCATCTATGCCGCGAGAAGCGGAAGCGATCAGGGCCGCACTCAATAGCAACGAAGTGCTGGTTCCTCTTAGCGAAGAAGGGGAAGCGCTGACTTCAGTGTCCTTTGCTAAACGCCTTGAAAAATATGGCTCTCAACGTCTTGCCTTTGTGATTGGTGGCGCTGATGGCCTATCAGCAGAGCTGAAAAACTCAACCCAATGGCAGCTCAGTTTGTCTGCGATGACGCTTCCTCATGAACTTGCTCGCTTGTTGCTTGTGGAGCAGCTCTACCGAGCACAGACCATCACGCAAGGAGGTAAATACCACAGGAGCTAA
- a CDS encoding 2TM domain-containing protein has product MPDDEILRRKALSQLRKKRVLKRQAQTYFTVNLALIVIWLVTGMGYFWPIWPIFGWGISLSVQSWKLAHPERDFSTEEIEAEMRRS; this is encoded by the coding sequence ATGCCTGATGACGAAATTTTGCGCAGAAAAGCATTATCACAACTCAGGAAGAAAAGGGTACTGAAGAGACAGGCTCAAACCTATTTCACTGTTAACCTTGCTCTGATTGTGATTTGGTTGGTAACTGGCATGGGCTACTTCTGGCCCATTTGGCCTATTTTTGGATGGGGCATTTCTCTTTCTGTTCAGTCTTGGAAGCTTGCTCATCCAGAGAGAGACTTCAGCACAGAAGAGATTGAGGCAGAGATGCGCCGCAGTTGA
- a CDS encoding cupin domain-containing protein: MQSTKQWDGNFLPDYPTSNAEITVLRITIPAGVTLPLHTHPVISAGVILQGTLQLTLQDGTTRLFNQGAALIETVNTVHTGKSLGPKDTVVLVFYAGSKHLPRTVQVKTKAL, encoded by the coding sequence GTGCAAAGCACTAAGCAATGGGATGGAAACTTTCTTCCCGATTACCCAACCAGCAACGCTGAAATCACAGTTCTGCGTATCACGATTCCAGCCGGAGTCACCCTGCCATTGCATACCCACCCAGTCATCAGTGCAGGAGTAATCCTTCAAGGCACGCTTCAGCTAACTCTTCAAGATGGAACGACACGCCTTTTCAATCAGGGAGCTGCGCTGATTGAGACAGTGAATACAGTTCATACCGGAAAAAGTCTTGGTCCAAAAGACACTGTTGTTCTCGTTTTTTATGCAGGCAGCAAGCATCTTCCGAGGACTGTTCAGGTGAAAACGAAAGCCCTTTGA
- a CDS encoding LexA family protein encodes MEFSEPLLHLRSERKQQILPLASEHVAAGFPSPAEDYIEIGIDLNEQLIRHPASTFFLRVSGHSMTGVGIHNGDLLVVDRSLDARPGHIVVAILDGAFTLKQLVRHRGVLRLEAAHSNYPPLDLACFGDVQIWGVAVHSIHSLNPAQQISHSTQRLHE; translated from the coding sequence ATGGAGTTCAGCGAGCCTCTTCTTCATTTGCGCTCCGAGCGGAAGCAGCAGATCCTGCCATTAGCGAGTGAGCACGTGGCGGCAGGCTTCCCCTCCCCTGCTGAGGACTATATCGAGATCGGTATCGACCTCAACGAACAGTTGATTCGTCATCCGGCTAGCACCTTCTTCCTGCGTGTTAGCGGCCACTCAATGACAGGTGTTGGCATCCACAATGGCGACCTCTTGGTTGTCGACCGCAGCCTAGATGCACGCCCCGGTCACATCGTGGTGGCGATTCTTGATGGTGCCTTCACACTCAAACAACTTGTCCGCCACCGTGGTGTACTGCGTCTAGAGGCCGCCCATTCCAATTACCCACCGCTGGATCTGGCCTGCTTCGGTGACGTGCAAATCTGGGGTGTGGCAGTGCATTCCATTCATAGCCTCAACCCTGCGCAGCAAATATCCCACTCAACACAACGCCTACATGAATAG